In a genomic window of Longimicrobiales bacterium:
- a CDS encoding acetyl-CoA C-acyltransferase, translated as MSRQAYIIDAVRTPVGRHGGALARVRPDDLAAVPLRALVARTGIDPTAIEDVLLGCANQAGEDNRNVARMASLLAGYPIEVAGQTINRLCGSGLQAVNSAQQAIAADAGDVFVAGGVESMSRAPYVMLKPEEGFARGAPAVADTVLGWRFTNPLFPKNYTIALGETAEVVAERCGVTREAQDEFALRSQQKAAAALEACRFGAELTPVEIAQRRGDPVIVDRDEHPRPDTTLEALTKLRPAFRKDGTVTAGNSSGLNDGAAALLVVSESASKSLGLEPRARIVATAVAGVEPDAMGMGPVPATRKALKRAGVRSADLKLVEINEAFAAQSIPCVEQLDLDPEIVNVNGGAIALGHPLGASGARILTTLVHELQRRGGGYGVATMCIGVGQGIATVVEVY; from the coding sequence GTGAGCAGACAGGCATACATCATCGACGCCGTACGAACACCCGTCGGCCGGCACGGCGGCGCGCTCGCCCGCGTACGCCCCGACGACCTGGCGGCGGTCCCGCTGCGGGCGCTCGTCGCACGTACCGGCATCGATCCCACCGCTATCGAAGACGTGCTCCTCGGCTGCGCGAACCAGGCGGGCGAAGACAACCGCAACGTCGCACGCATGGCATCGCTGCTGGCCGGGTATCCGATCGAAGTCGCGGGCCAGACGATCAACCGGCTGTGCGGCTCGGGGCTGCAGGCCGTGAACAGCGCACAGCAGGCGATCGCGGCGGATGCGGGTGACGTGTTCGTCGCGGGCGGCGTCGAGTCGATGAGCCGCGCGCCATACGTCATGCTGAAGCCGGAGGAGGGCTTCGCGCGCGGTGCACCCGCGGTCGCCGATACCGTCCTCGGCTGGCGCTTCACCAACCCGCTGTTCCCCAAAAATTACACCATCGCGCTCGGCGAGACCGCTGAAGTCGTTGCGGAGCGCTGCGGCGTCACGCGCGAGGCGCAGGACGAGTTCGCACTGCGCAGCCAGCAGAAGGCGGCGGCGGCGCTGGAGGCGTGCCGCTTCGGCGCCGAGCTCACGCCTGTCGAGATCGCGCAGCGTCGCGGTGATCCGGTCATCGTCGACCGGGACGAGCATCCACGGCCGGACACGACGCTGGAGGCACTCACAAAGCTGCGTCCTGCGTTCCGCAAAGACGGCACCGTGACCGCCGGCAACTCGTCGGGGCTGAACGACGGCGCTGCCGCACTGCTCGTCGTGAGCGAGTCCGCTTCGAAATCGCTCGGCCTCGAGCCGCGTGCGCGCATCGTCGCGACTGCGGTTGCCGGCGTGGAGCCGGACGCGATGGGCATGGGCCCTGTCCCCGCCACCCGCAAGGCGCTGAAGCGAGCGGGCGTCCGCTCGGCCGACCTGAAGCTCGTGGAGATCAACGAGGCGTTTGCCGCGCAGTCCATTCCCTGCGTCGAGCAGCTCGACCTCGATCCTGAAATCGTGAATGTCAACGGCGGCGCGATCGCGCTCGGCCATCCACTGGGCGCATCCGGCGCGCGCATCCTGACGACACTCGTGCACGAGCTGCAGCGGCGCGGTGGCGGATACGGGGTCGCGACGATGTGCATCGGTGTGGGCCAGGGCATTGCCACCGTTGTGGAGGTGTACTGA
- a CDS encoding enoyl-CoA hydratase/isomerase family protein, whose amino-acid sequence MMATRMEEAQDTAQRTLVHYEAADGVAVITLDDPPANTYTYEMFQQMDAAILRARMDDDVYVIVLTGGCEKFFCAGASINMLNTVTPTFKYYFCLHANETLNRFEQTPKLVIAALNGHTVGGGMEIAMAADLRIARQGGGKIGLPEVNLGVLPGTGGTQRLTRLVGKAKAMELMVTGRTFDFEEGRQLGIINDIFEASSREDFMAKVLEYAKQFTPPNMAAKAIGNIKRSVQTGGELPFQDALAVERELQQLLFQSEDAKEGLAAYVDKRKASFKAR is encoded by the coding sequence ATGATGGCGACCAGGATGGAAGAAGCACAGGACACCGCGCAGCGGACGCTGGTGCATTACGAGGCGGCCGACGGCGTGGCGGTGATCACGCTCGATGACCCGCCGGCCAATACATACACCTACGAGATGTTCCAGCAGATGGACGCGGCGATCCTGCGGGCGCGCATGGACGACGACGTGTACGTGATCGTGCTGACCGGTGGTTGCGAGAAGTTCTTCTGTGCGGGTGCCAGCATCAACATGCTGAACACGGTAACCCCGACCTTCAAGTACTACTTCTGCCTGCATGCGAACGAGACGCTGAACCGTTTCGAGCAGACGCCCAAGCTGGTGATCGCGGCACTCAACGGGCACACGGTGGGTGGCGGGATGGAGATCGCGATGGCGGCGGACCTCCGCATCGCGCGCCAGGGTGGCGGCAAGATCGGCCTTCCGGAGGTGAACCTCGGCGTGCTGCCGGGCACTGGCGGCACGCAGCGGCTGACGCGCCTGGTGGGCAAGGCGAAGGCGATGGAGCTGATGGTGACCGGGCGGACGTTCGACTTCGAGGAGGGCCGGCAGCTCGGCATCATCAATGACATCTTCGAGGCATCGAGCCGCGAGGATTTCATGGCGAAGGTGCTGGAGTACGCGAAGCAGTTCACGCCGCCGAACATGGCCGCAAAGGCGATCGGCAACATCAAGCGCAGTGTGCAGACGGGCGGCGAGCTGCCGTTCCAGGACGCGCTGGCGGTGGAGCGCGAGCTGCAGCAGCTCCTCTTCCAGAGCGAGGACGCGAAGGAGGGCCTCGCCGCTTACGTTGACAAGCGCAAGGCGTCCTTCAAGGCTCGCTGA
- a CDS encoding aldehyde dehydrogenase family protein, with product MATTQIGVERRAQDRLWIGGEWGAAAGGATFATYNPSTGAELTQVAAGEAADIDRAVAAARQAFEDPSWSRMDAADRGEILWRMADLIAARADELARLETLDNGKPLREAQIDIATAVDALRYYAGWATKLQGETIPVRGNVLNYTLREPLGVVGAIIPWNFPLVMAAWKVAPALACGNTVVLKPAEQTPLTALELAAIAQEAGLPAGVLNVVTGLGETAGAALVAHPDVDKIAFTGSTQVGKLIMREAAATLKKVSLELGGKSPNIVLADADLDAAVRGAFAGIFYNNGQCCTAGSRLLVHESVQDALLEKLVERAAKMQPGDPLDPKRRMGPVISAEQLERVVGYIEKGRAEGAELLTGGGRAQYENGWWVQPTVFRGVTEEQTIAQEEIFGPVLATIPFTDDDEAIAIANRSMYGLAAGVWTSNVKRAHRFARALHAGTIWINTYHPLDAASPFGGYKQSGFGRELGGHALELYTQVKSVWVDLS from the coding sequence ATGGCGACGACGCAGATCGGGGTCGAGCGCAGGGCACAGGACCGGCTCTGGATCGGTGGTGAATGGGGCGCCGCTGCGGGCGGCGCCACGTTCGCGACGTACAACCCGTCGACCGGCGCGGAGCTGACGCAGGTAGCGGCCGGTGAGGCGGCCGACATCGATCGCGCCGTCGCCGCTGCACGACAGGCCTTCGAGGATCCGTCCTGGTCGCGCATGGACGCGGCCGACCGTGGCGAGATCCTGTGGCGCATGGCGGACCTGATCGCCGCTCGCGCCGACGAGCTCGCGCGCCTCGAAACGCTGGACAACGGCAAGCCGCTGCGGGAAGCGCAGATCGACATCGCGACGGCGGTCGATGCGCTTCGCTACTACGCGGGCTGGGCGACCAAGCTGCAAGGCGAGACGATCCCCGTGCGGGGCAACGTGCTGAACTACACGCTGCGCGAGCCGCTGGGTGTGGTCGGTGCGATCATCCCATGGAACTTCCCGCTCGTCATGGCAGCGTGGAAGGTCGCGCCGGCGCTGGCGTGCGGGAACACGGTCGTGCTCAAGCCCGCCGAGCAGACGCCGCTGACCGCGCTGGAGCTGGCGGCGATCGCGCAGGAGGCCGGACTGCCGGCCGGTGTGCTGAACGTGGTGACCGGCCTCGGCGAGACTGCCGGTGCCGCACTGGTCGCGCACCCGGACGTCGACAAGATCGCGTTCACCGGCTCGACGCAGGTCGGCAAGCTGATCATGCGCGAGGCCGCAGCAACGCTGAAGAAGGTGTCGCTGGAGCTGGGTGGCAAGTCGCCGAACATCGTGCTCGCCGACGCCGACCTGGATGCCGCAGTGCGCGGCGCGTTCGCTGGCATCTTCTACAACAACGGCCAGTGCTGCACCGCCGGCTCGCGGTTGCTGGTGCACGAGAGCGTGCAGGACGCGCTCCTCGAGAAGCTGGTCGAGCGCGCAGCGAAGATGCAGCCCGGCGATCCGCTCGATCCGAAGCGTCGCATGGGTCCCGTGATCTCCGCGGAGCAGCTCGAGCGCGTGGTCGGCTACATCGAGAAGGGCCGCGCCGAGGGCGCGGAGCTGCTGACCGGCGGCGGCCGCGCGCAGTACGAGAACGGCTGGTGGGTGCAGCCCACCGTTTTCCGGGGCGTCACCGAAGAGCAGACCATCGCGCAGGAAGAGATCTTCGGCCCCGTGCTGGCGACGATCCCCTTCACCGACGACGACGAGGCGATCGCGATTGCGAACCGCTCGATGTACGGCCTCGCCGCGGGTGTCTGGACCTCGAACGTGAAGCGGGCGCACCGCTTCGCACGCGCACTGCACGCCGGCACGATCTGGATCAACACCTATCACCCGCTCGATGCTGCGTCGCCGTTCGGCGGCTACAAGCAGTCCGGCTTCGGGCGTGAGCTGGGCGGTCACGCACTCGAGCTGTACACCCAGGTGAAATCGGTCTGGGTGGACCTGAGCTGA
- a CDS encoding TetR/AcrR family transcriptional regulator, which translates to MGEPRRTYDDKLERLLQTAAAVFAEKGYHPASIRDISRATGTSLSGLYYYFRSKEELLFLIQDHCFTTVLENLQRRLRGVSAPEERLRVLVDNHLRFFAANMNEMKVLSHEAASLSGEYRNQVNAHKKRYVELCASIMAGLSPDDSAAEHRAAALSLFGMMNWIYTWYHPERDLPVDELAAMMTRVFLGGYRENQSAAEHAIGDDAVAAPSIWRR; encoded by the coding sequence ATGGGCGAGCCCCGGCGCACCTACGACGACAAGCTCGAGCGGCTGCTGCAGACGGCGGCCGCGGTGTTCGCCGAGAAGGGGTACCACCCCGCGAGCATCCGCGACATCAGCCGGGCGACCGGGACCAGCCTGTCCGGCCTCTACTACTACTTCCGCAGCAAGGAAGAGCTGCTCTTCCTGATCCAGGACCATTGCTTCACCACGGTGCTGGAGAACCTGCAGCGGCGGCTGCGCGGCGTCAGCGCTCCCGAGGAGCGCCTGCGGGTACTGGTGGACAACCACCTGCGCTTCTTTGCCGCGAACATGAACGAGATGAAGGTGCTCTCGCACGAGGCGGCGTCGCTCAGCGGGGAGTACCGCAACCAGGTCAACGCGCACAAGAAGCGCTACGTCGAGCTGTGCGCCTCGATCATGGCCGGGCTGTCCCCGGACGACTCGGCTGCCGAGCACCGCGCCGCGGCGCTTTCGCTCTTCGGCATGATGAACTGGATCTACACCTGGTATCACCCGGAGCGGGACCTGCCCGTGGACGAGCTCGCCGCCATGATGACGCGGGTATTCCTCGGCGGGTACCGCGAGAACCAGTCAGCGGCAGAGCACGCGATCGGCGACGACGCCGTGGCCGCGCCGTCGATCTGGCGCCGCTGA